The DNA region tttataaattgataaataatatgattaattttgACAAACCTTTATTGAATATCCAAACGTTCATTTAGACACTCtgaaaaatatcttgaatataaaaaaaaaaaaactgaaaaatatcttgaatttAGAAAACAACAACATGAAAAAAGGCCACTTTACTACCAGTGGCGCTCAGAATGCgaggaaattgaaaaaacaacaaaactcACTTATGATCAAAAGTTTGCAATATGGCGCAAAATGAAAGTCGAGCATGATAAATCATCTGgagagtaaaaaatatttgttataacAACCTTTTGCGGTTCTCTTCAATCATAATTGCTGATAGTATAACCTAGCGATTATGATTACCAGCAAAACTTGATttagttataatttaattaaaaattttcaaaattcatctaaaattaatgtacaagttattataaaatgtaatCAGATATGgtttatataattaagtcattttttgagttaataaatttttgaactttattttgttttaatattttatattttaattacatatcCAGTATGTACCAACCAATTGTTTTCCATGATTTGAGCTTACCCAACTATGGGCCTTGTTGAATTAACACCAACATTTGCTGTTTTCTCTAATAATCAAACTCAATTCAGTATACtgtaattaaacatttaaggatttataaaatgtaaataaaattacttaaataattgaaaatattagttataaaAGTAGGAAATTATTAGTCATTCTTGAGtcaatgaatgaataataataataaataataaataaaatattatattttttaatttaataagtattaagtatatatacttacatctaaataataattttaaaaaataacatcgaATGATTTAAATctagggatttttttttagaaatattctTCTCtctgtattcttttttttttttttttgtcaaaactgctgaaaaaaataaagtatacgAGAAGTGAGAACGAGACACATggtgtttaaaaaaacagtcaacgcaaaaaaacttgaatcatataatttttaaaaaatatacaacatacTGAAGCTAAAGGATTGATTGTTATAAATAGGATAAATAGCTAATTCCagtttacaatttaattaaattatcattaatatatcAGCTGTCTTTGTTGGTGAGGCCTGTTATCTTTCAGCGATACaattgtttgtaaaaaaattaagcaaaTAAACAATTCATCATGTCTTTCAAAAATaagtaagtaaattattttaataatgagttatttattcaattaactCATACATGTTGGTAGATATAtcgtttatattattaattaattgtgcataattataaatatatgagaaAATGGCACATGTTTCCGTGATTTTAGACTTATTGTACGAATTACCTCAACGGGGTTTTAGTAATTCGAActgtcaaatttattaattccaaCTGTAAACATTTTGTATGAcagtttgtaaataataaacaaaaaaatatataaacaaactAAAGTGACTTTAATTTTACAGTGCTCCAGGGTCATTCTCGTTAACATCTTCAAAAGCCATGGAGAACTCGACATCCTCAAAGTTATCTttgaaaacaattgaaaaaaaaaatatacgttcTCATCCAAAACGTATTTCTGAAATAGAACGAATGATTATGTTAAATCACAAATGTAAATGTTCTGAAAATTGTGAGGAAAAATGTGAAGCTGGAAAGatgtaatgaataaattatttttaatttttaattttcacaaatgttcataaatattaatgccagtaaaattgtttttatttctgttAAATAGTGAACCTGCTGATACTGGAGATAAAACTTATTCATTGCCACCAGcagaatattataaaatgaagcatttaattgaatatgaaACATATTCTGAAAGAAGAAAGAAGCGTTTTCCTGAAATGCCTCTATCGCGACTGAACAATCAAGTATCTCAGTATCTCCGCAGAAAAAGTCATCAGTCAATCAATTCTAATGAAGAGATAAAACCATGGAGAGCGTTTAAGGTCGAGCATCGATCACCTAATgtgtaagaaaaaatatttgtaataacaACTTTGCTATCACCTCGTCTGTATCACCAAACTGTCACGTTTATATCACATGA from Aphidius gifuensis isolate YNYX2018 linkage group LG5, ASM1490517v1, whole genome shotgun sequence includes:
- the LOC122856699 gene encoding uncharacterized protein LOC122856699 isoform X1 is translated as MSFKNNAPGSFSLTSSKAMENSTSSKLSLKTIEKKNIRSHPKRISEIERMIMLNHKCKCSENCEEKCEAGKIEPADTGDKTYSLPPAEYYKMKHLIEYETYSERRKKRFPEMPLSRLNNQVSQYLRRKSHQSINSNEEIKPWRAFKVEHRSPNVVPESPSLAFAEDKENPKFSNLSLEPVETKNIPPDASNSEVTKVLLNHTYKPAESCETKCEAGIIDPADNKDEPCLLPSASLYKKKTLSERAEELALSSMALECQREMITQNLLDAQESLRNNTINFSMRR
- the LOC122856699 gene encoding uncharacterized protein LOC122856699 isoform X2; translation: MENSTSSKLSLKTIEKKNIRSHPKRISEIERMIMLNHKCKCSENCEEKCEAGKIEPADTGDKTYSLPPAEYYKMKHLIEYETYSERRKKRFPEMPLSRLNNQVSQYLRRKSHQSINSNEEIKPWRAFKVEHRSPNVVPESPSLAFAEDKENPKFSNLSLEPVETKNIPPDASNSEVTKVLLNHTYKPAESCETKCEAGIIDPADNKDEPCLLPSASLYKKKTLSERAEELALSSMALECQREMITQNLLDAQESLRNNTINFSMRR